One window from the genome of Roseisolibacter agri encodes:
- a CDS encoding ammonium transporter, with amino-acid sequence MSADAALAALSAGDTAWVLVSTALVMLMVPGLSLFYGGLVREKHSLNTLMMSLAALGVVGVQWVLVGYSLAFAPGSPAIGGLAHWGLGGVGAAPNAAYAATIPHLAFAAYQGMFAAITVALISGAVVERLSFRAYLLFAVLWSTLVYAPLAHWVWGDGGWLRALGALDFAGGTVVHVSAGTAAVVAAARLGRRTRVGRAPIVPHNVPFTLVGAGLLWFGWFGFNGGSALAANGVAAGALATTHTAAAAALFAWMLLDLARTGTCTAVGAATGAVVGLVAITPAAGFVTPRAALAIGALAAGASHAMIQLRARTRIDDALDVFACHGAAGIVGALLTGVFATKAVNPAGADGLLAGHASLVGVQLLAVLATMAFVGAATLGILALVQLVQPLRVSLDTELAGVDVAEHGETAYHGGLGALTGGRVPLGDGVLVPAHEIVSAPRPASAA; translated from the coding sequence ATGAGCGCGGACGCGGCGCTGGCCGCGCTCTCCGCCGGCGACACCGCCTGGGTGCTCGTGTCCACCGCGCTCGTGATGCTGATGGTGCCCGGCCTGTCGCTCTTCTACGGCGGCTTGGTGCGCGAGAAGCACTCGCTCAACACGCTGATGATGAGCCTCGCCGCCCTCGGCGTCGTGGGCGTGCAGTGGGTGCTCGTCGGCTACTCGCTGGCGTTCGCGCCCGGCTCGCCCGCGATCGGCGGGCTGGCGCACTGGGGGCTGGGCGGCGTCGGCGCGGCGCCGAACGCGGCCTACGCGGCGACCATCCCCCATCTCGCGTTCGCGGCCTACCAGGGGATGTTCGCCGCGATCACCGTGGCGCTGATCTCGGGCGCGGTGGTGGAGCGGCTCAGCTTCCGCGCCTACCTGCTGTTCGCGGTGCTCTGGTCGACGCTCGTGTACGCGCCGCTCGCGCACTGGGTGTGGGGCGACGGCGGCTGGCTCCGCGCGCTCGGCGCGCTCGACTTCGCGGGCGGCACGGTGGTGCACGTGAGCGCGGGCACCGCGGCGGTGGTCGCGGCGGCGAGGCTGGGCCGGCGCACGCGCGTCGGCCGCGCGCCGATCGTGCCGCACAACGTGCCGTTCACGCTCGTCGGCGCGGGGCTGCTCTGGTTCGGCTGGTTCGGCTTCAACGGCGGCTCGGCGCTGGCGGCCAACGGCGTCGCCGCGGGCGCGCTGGCGACGACGCACACGGCCGCCGCCGCGGCGCTGTTCGCGTGGATGCTGCTCGACCTCGCGCGCACGGGCACCTGCACCGCCGTGGGCGCGGCGACGGGCGCGGTGGTGGGGCTGGTGGCGATCACGCCGGCGGCGGGCTTCGTGACGCCGCGCGCGGCGCTCGCGATCGGCGCGCTGGCCGCGGGCGCGAGCCACGCGATGATCCAGCTGCGCGCGCGCACGCGCATCGACGACGCGCTCGACGTCTTCGCCTGCCACGGCGCGGCGGGGATCGTGGGCGCGCTGCTGACGGGCGTCTTCGCGACGAAGGCCGTCAATCCCGCGGGCGCCGACGGGCTGCTCGCCGGCCACGCGTCGCTGGTGGGCGTGCAGCTGCTCGCCGTGCTGGCGACGATGGCGTTCGTGGGCGCGGCGACCCTCGGCATCCTCGCGCTCGTGCAGCTCGTGCAGCCGCTGCGCGTGTCGCTCGACACGGAGCTGGCGGGCGTGGACGTCGCGGAGCACGGCGAGACGGCGTACCACGGCGGCCTGGGCGCGCTCACCGGCGGCCGCGTGCCGCTGGGCGACGGCGTGCTGGTGCCCGCGCACGAGATCGTGAGCGCGCCGCGGCCCGCCTCCGCCGCCTGA
- a CDS encoding iron-containing alcohol dehydrogenase, with translation MSASVGFTFETTPRIVCEDGAADRLGAMAHERGVRRALVVTDRGLVDAGVLAGALASFDDAGVEVVLFDGVLADPPQASVEEAVALARHRRVDGVVGLGGGSSLDTAKLVALLAGSDEALDDVFGVGKARGPRLPLLQVPTTAGTGSEVTPIAIVTTPTHEKVGVVSPLLYADVAVLDATLTVALPPRVTAMTGIDAMVHAIEAYTSRHRRNVLSDTLALRALALLSRHLRTAVTDGADLDARRAMLQGAMLAGMAFANAPVAAVHALAYPLGGHYHVPHGLSNALVLLPVLEFNLPACESRYAELAAVLRVEGSAAARPATGRALLDGLAELTAELGLERTLRDVGVREDDLPMLARDAMQVQRLLVNNPRDVTYDDALAIYRQAL, from the coding sequence ATGAGCGCCTCCGTCGGCTTCACCTTCGAGACCACGCCGCGCATCGTCTGCGAGGACGGCGCGGCGGACCGCCTGGGCGCGATGGCGCACGAGCGCGGCGTGCGGCGCGCGCTCGTCGTCACCGACCGGGGGCTGGTGGACGCGGGCGTGCTCGCGGGCGCGCTGGCGAGCTTCGACGACGCGGGCGTCGAGGTGGTGCTGTTCGACGGCGTGCTCGCCGACCCCCCGCAGGCGTCGGTCGAGGAGGCCGTCGCGCTCGCGCGCCATCGCCGCGTGGACGGCGTGGTCGGACTCGGCGGCGGCAGCTCGCTGGACACCGCGAAGCTCGTGGCGCTGCTCGCCGGGTCGGACGAGGCCCTGGACGACGTGTTCGGGGTGGGGAAGGCGCGCGGGCCGCGGCTGCCGCTGCTGCAGGTGCCGACGACGGCGGGCACGGGCTCCGAGGTGACGCCGATCGCGATCGTCACCACGCCGACGCACGAGAAGGTCGGCGTCGTCTCGCCGCTGCTGTACGCGGACGTCGCGGTGCTCGACGCCACGCTCACGGTCGCGCTGCCGCCGCGCGTCACCGCGATGACGGGCATCGACGCGATGGTGCACGCGATCGAGGCGTACACGTCGCGGCATCGCAGGAACGTGCTCTCCGACACGCTGGCGCTGCGCGCGCTGGCGCTGCTGTCGCGGCACCTGCGCACGGCGGTGACCGACGGCGCGGACCTCGACGCGCGGCGTGCGATGCTGCAGGGCGCGATGCTCGCGGGGATGGCGTTCGCCAACGCGCCGGTGGCCGCGGTGCACGCGCTGGCCTATCCGCTGGGCGGGCACTACCACGTGCCGCACGGCCTGAGCAACGCGCTGGTGCTGCTGCCGGTGCTGGAGTTCAACCTCCCCGCCTGCGAGTCGCGCTACGCCGAGCTGGCAGCGGTGCTGCGCGTGGAGGGCAGCGCGGCGGCGCGGCCCGCGACCGGGCGCGCGCTGCTCGACGGGCTGGCCGAGCTGACGGCGGAGCTGGGGCTGGAGCGCACGCTGCGCGACGTGGGCGTGCGCGAGGACGACCTGCCGATGCTCGCGCGCGACGCGATGCAGGTGCAGCGGCTGCTGGTGAACAACCCGCGCGACGTCACGTACGACGACGCGCTGGCGATCTACCGGCAGGCTCTGTGA
- a CDS encoding ROK family transcriptional regulator, giving the protein MRKINTRNFRVATRTTTREVNRQIVLNLIRELQPISRAELARRMDVSRSLLTPLVRELVTRGSVVEGGTARAQRGRRPTLLRVRTNRNLAVAVDVRPGHTSVALADFGGQVIAREAFETPASPEALIDALAACVPALVAAHVGEEDADGEDGPTVRGVGLVVPGMVDRRTGRVIYAPRLGWRDVDLRDGLAERLGYKVRIENAPIACALARLWLSPDGLGGSQSFAYVSISEGVGVGLVVRGEVLRGETHTAGEFGHVSLDRSGPPCICGKRGCWEALAGNAATLARYEQRAAAAAREAVQPPLRRAPATTVEEVVRRAHDGERAALEALEETGTHIGRGLAALVSVFNPGRIFVGGEITAAWDLLDAPVRRALVEDTLTDAARATSVVPDRSPAEYRLLGAVALLAASTYAAPRVG; this is encoded by the coding sequence ATGCGCAAGATCAACACGCGCAACTTCCGCGTCGCGACGCGGACGACCACGCGCGAGGTCAACCGGCAGATCGTCCTCAACCTGATCCGCGAGCTGCAGCCCATCTCGCGCGCCGAGCTGGCGCGGCGGATGGACGTGAGCCGCAGCCTGCTCACGCCGCTCGTGCGCGAGCTGGTGACGCGCGGCTCGGTGGTGGAGGGCGGGACCGCGCGCGCGCAGCGCGGCCGGCGTCCGACGCTGCTGCGCGTGCGCACCAACCGGAACCTCGCGGTCGCGGTGGACGTGCGCCCGGGCCACACGTCGGTCGCGCTGGCGGACTTCGGCGGGCAGGTGATCGCGCGCGAGGCCTTCGAGACGCCGGCATCGCCGGAGGCGCTGATCGACGCGCTGGCAGCGTGCGTCCCCGCGCTGGTCGCCGCGCACGTGGGCGAGGAGGACGCCGACGGCGAGGACGGGCCGACGGTGCGCGGCGTGGGGCTGGTGGTGCCGGGCATGGTGGACCGCCGCACGGGGCGCGTGATCTACGCGCCGCGCCTGGGCTGGCGCGACGTGGACCTGCGCGATGGGCTGGCCGAGCGGCTGGGCTACAAGGTGCGCATCGAGAACGCGCCGATCGCGTGCGCGCTGGCGCGCCTGTGGCTGTCGCCGGACGGGCTGGGCGGGAGCCAGAGCTTCGCCTACGTCAGCATCTCCGAGGGCGTGGGCGTGGGCCTCGTGGTGCGCGGCGAGGTGCTGCGCGGCGAGACGCACACGGCCGGCGAGTTCGGGCACGTGTCGCTGGACCGCAGCGGGCCGCCGTGCATCTGCGGGAAGCGCGGATGCTGGGAGGCGCTGGCCGGGAACGCGGCGACGCTCGCGCGCTACGAGCAGCGCGCCGCCGCGGCCGCGCGCGAGGCGGTGCAGCCGCCGCTCCGCCGCGCGCCCGCGACGACGGTGGAGGAGGTGGTGCGCCGCGCCCACGACGGCGAGCGCGCCGCGCTCGAGGCGCTGGAGGAGACGGGCACGCACATCGGGCGCGGGCTGGCGGCGCTGGTGAGCGTGTTCAACCCGGGGCGCATCTTCGTCGGCGGCGAGATCACGGCCGCGTGGGACCTGCTGGACGCGCCGGTGCGTCGCGCGCTGGTGGAGGACACGCTCACGGACGCGGCGCGCGCGACGTCCGTGGTCCCCGATCGCAGTCCCGCGGAGTACCGCCTGCTGGGCGCCGTCGCGCTGCTGGCGGCGTCGACGTACGCGGCGCCGAGGGTCGGATAG
- a CDS encoding intradiol ring-cleavage dioxygenase yields MSNDRSRTPSVLRNNLSRRDLLGFAARGAASVVVSSSLVACATDGLTGATVDTGTSTPTTPSTTTTPSCVLTAALTEGPYFVDEKLNRSDIRADPATGVLSQGVPLSLQFNVQRVGNNACTPLTGAYLDVWHCDAAGVYSDVTAAGNAGGGRKFLRGYQITDADGIARFQTIYPGWYTGRAVHVHFKLRLFAGTTKTYEFTSQFFFDETLTDTVHAQAPYSSKGRRNTLNSTDGIYNGLSAAAKAALTLQTAQAASGYAGIISLGVNVG; encoded by the coding sequence ATGTCGAACGACCGCAGCCGCACGCCGTCCGTCCTCCGCAACAACCTGTCGCGCCGCGACCTGCTGGGCTTCGCGGCCCGCGGCGCGGCCAGCGTGGTCGTCTCGTCGTCGCTCGTCGCGTGCGCGACCGACGGCCTGACCGGTGCCACCGTCGACACGGGCACCAGCACGCCCACGACGCCGAGCACCACGACGACGCCGTCGTGCGTGCTGACGGCGGCGCTGACCGAGGGCCCGTACTTCGTCGACGAGAAGCTGAACCGCTCGGACATCCGCGCCGATCCCGCGACGGGCGTGCTCTCGCAGGGCGTGCCGCTGTCGCTGCAGTTCAACGTGCAGCGCGTCGGGAACAACGCCTGCACGCCGCTGACCGGCGCGTACCTCGACGTCTGGCACTGCGACGCGGCCGGCGTCTACTCGGACGTGACGGCGGCGGGCAACGCGGGCGGCGGCCGGAAGTTCCTGCGCGGCTACCAGATCACCGATGCCGACGGCATCGCGCGCTTCCAGACGATCTACCCGGGCTGGTACACCGGGCGCGCCGTGCACGTGCACTTCAAGCTGCGCCTGTTCGCCGGCACGACGAAGACGTACGAGTTCACGAGCCAGTTCTTCTTCGACGAGACGCTCACCGACACGGTGCACGCGCAGGCGCCGTACAGCAGCAAGGGGCGCCGCAACACGCTCAACTCGACCGACGGCATCTACAACGGCCTGTCGGCCGCGGCCAAGGCGGCGCTGACGCTGCAGACCGCGCAGGCGGCGAGCGGCTACGCGGGCATCATCTCGCTCGGCGTCAACGTCGGCTGA
- a CDS encoding Spy/CpxP family protein refolding chaperone, whose amino-acid sequence MRQFTIATAAGLALVVGAATATIAQAPAGSGSRPAASDTARHDGHARGERGGPRGGERGGERGGRGGPGGPGSMLLRGITLTDAQKQQLQALRPARGGQNDAAREQTRKLMDEARAARQRGDTAAANARFTQLRTQMQQQRDRDVAAMRNVLTAEQRKQFDANVAELKQREQDRPQERGFGRGGRGGRDGQRGRDGARGERSDFRR is encoded by the coding sequence ATGCGACAGTTCACGATCGCGACCGCCGCGGGTCTCGCCCTCGTCGTGGGCGCCGCCACGGCCACCATCGCGCAGGCGCCGGCCGGCAGCGGCTCGCGGCCCGCGGCGAGCGACACCGCCCGTCACGACGGACACGCGCGCGGCGAGCGCGGCGGTCCGCGTGGTGGCGAGCGTGGCGGTGAGCGCGGCGGGCGTGGCGGCCCCGGCGGCCCCGGCAGCATGCTGCTCCGCGGCATCACGCTGACCGATGCGCAGAAGCAGCAGCTGCAGGCGCTGCGGCCGGCGCGCGGCGGGCAGAACGACGCGGCGCGCGAGCAGACCCGCAAGCTGATGGACGAGGCGCGCGCGGCGCGTCAGCGCGGCGACACGGCCGCGGCGAACGCCCGCTTCACGCAGCTGCGGACGCAGATGCAGCAGCAGCGCGACCGCGACGTCGCGGCGATGCGCAACGTCCTGACGGCCGAGCAGCGCAAGCAGTTCGACGCCAACGTCGCGGAGCTGAAGCAGCGCGAGCAGGACCGCCCGCAGGAGCGCGGCTTCGGCCGTGGCGGCCGTGGCGGCAGGGACGGCCAGCGCGGCCGGGACGGCGCGCGCGGCGAGCGGAGCGACTTCCGCCGCTGA
- a CDS encoding Spy/CpxP family protein refolding chaperone, whose amino-acid sequence MRQITKRWILGGALALLGGAALTAGAQPPAGMREVRGGPAGRGGAEFLLAHTGELQLTDQQVVRLAAIARRAESRRRALRDTLERQRAAAPRVAPGDSAARPGMRPGMRPGMPRRMGPGAPAPEMVARMQALREQARVDLRDALAVLTPDQQAMAWTMRDAGGGAPRAMGRAMGRGMRRPTGGPDGPGARMRRPGPRGE is encoded by the coding sequence ATGCGACAGATCACGAAGCGCTGGATCCTGGGCGGCGCGCTCGCGCTGCTCGGCGGCGCGGCCCTCACGGCCGGCGCGCAGCCGCCGGCCGGCATGCGCGAGGTACGCGGCGGCCCGGCCGGCCGCGGCGGCGCCGAGTTCCTGCTCGCGCACACGGGCGAGCTGCAGCTGACCGATCAGCAGGTCGTGCGGCTGGCGGCCATCGCGCGCCGCGCGGAGTCGCGGCGCCGTGCGCTGCGCGACACGCTGGAGCGGCAGCGCGCCGCGGCGCCGCGCGTCGCGCCGGGCGATTCGGCGGCGCGTCCGGGCATGCGTCCCGGCATGCGCCCGGGCATGCCGCGGCGCATGGGCCCTGGTGCTCCAGCGCCGGAGATGGTCGCGCGCATGCAGGCGCTGCGCGAGCAGGCGCGCGTGGACCTGCGCGATGCGCTCGCGGTGCTGACGCCGGACCAGCAGGCGATGGCGTGGACGATGCGCGACGCGGGCGGCGGCGCGCCGCGCGCGATGGGGCGCGCGATGGGGCGTGGGATGCGCCGCCCGACGGGTGGTCCGGACGGCCCTGGCGCGCGCATGCGCCGGCCAGGTCCACGGGGCGAGTGA
- a CDS encoding P-II family nitrogen regulator, producing MKLIIAIIRPDRLSEVKAALFRAGVTGMTLTPVSGHGGEREVVHSYRAERVLLEFHDKVRIEMACSEPFVEPTIQAILEAARTGGVGDGKIFVQPLEQVIRIRTGERDNSALTPVTADAVQLAARSAFATAAAAAELDA from the coding sequence GTGAAGCTCATCATCGCCATCATCCGCCCCGACCGGCTGTCCGAGGTCAAGGCCGCGCTCTTTCGGGCCGGCGTCACGGGCATGACCCTGACCCCTGTCAGCGGCCACGGCGGCGAGCGCGAGGTCGTCCACAGCTACCGCGCCGAGCGCGTGCTGCTGGAGTTCCACGACAAGGTGCGGATCGAGATGGCGTGCTCCGAGCCGTTCGTCGAGCCGACCATCCAGGCGATCCTCGAGGCGGCGCGCACGGGCGGCGTCGGCGACGGCAAGATCTTCGTGCAGCCGCTGGAGCAGGTGATCCGCATCCGCACCGGGGAGCGCGACAACTCCGCGCTCACGCCGGTGACCGCCGACGCGGTGCAGCTGGCCGCGCGGTCGGCGTTCGCGACGGCTGCCGCCGCGGCGGAGCTGGACGCATGA
- a CDS encoding LytR/AlgR family response regulator transcription factor gives MTVDGGGRALRVLIVDDEPLARMRIEDLVRHEPDVTIVGAVGDGTAAIAAIRAERPDLVFLDVQMPEKTGLDVVRELGAEMPMTIFVTAYDQYALHAFDVAAVDYLVKPFDDERFEEAFRRARRRLSLEGMAQLRERLLGVLQGDAPATAPAPSVAPAPTATPAAQPRYLERIAVEVRGKVRPVPVSQIDFITASGPYAELHVAGHRYVIREAMQTLEEQLDPDRFMRVHRSVIVRLDLIETMHRGAGGDYSVQLKGGGKLRVSRSRREALERWLGVSS, from the coding sequence ATGACCGTTGACGGAGGGGGACGCGCGCTGCGCGTGCTGATCGTGGACGACGAGCCGCTGGCGCGCATGCGGATCGAGGACCTCGTGCGCCACGAGCCGGACGTGACGATCGTCGGCGCGGTGGGCGACGGCACCGCCGCGATCGCCGCCATCCGCGCCGAGCGGCCCGACCTCGTCTTCCTCGACGTGCAGATGCCGGAGAAGACGGGGCTCGACGTCGTGCGCGAACTGGGCGCCGAGATGCCGATGACGATCTTCGTGACGGCGTACGACCAGTACGCGCTGCACGCGTTCGACGTCGCGGCGGTGGACTACCTCGTCAAGCCGTTCGACGACGAGCGGTTCGAGGAGGCGTTCCGCCGCGCGCGCCGCCGGCTGTCGCTGGAGGGGATGGCGCAGCTGCGCGAGCGGCTGCTGGGCGTGCTGCAGGGCGACGCGCCCGCGACCGCGCCCGCGCCGTCCGTCGCCCCTGCGCCGACGGCGACGCCGGCCGCCCAGCCGCGCTACCTCGAGCGCATCGCCGTCGAGGTGCGCGGCAAGGTGCGCCCGGTGCCGGTGTCGCAGATCGACTTCATCACCGCCAGCGGGCCGTACGCCGAGCTGCACGTCGCGGGACACCGCTACGTCATCCGCGAGGCGATGCAGACGCTCGAGGAGCAGCTCGACCCCGACCGCTTCATGCGCGTGCACCGCTCCGTCATCGTGCGGCTCGACCTGATCGAGACGATGCACCGCGGCGCGGGCGGCGACTACTCGGTGCAGCTGAAGGGCGGCGGCAAGCTGCGCGTCAGCCGCTCGCGCCGCGAGGCGCTCGAACGCTGGCTCGGCGTCTCCTCCTGA
- a CDS encoding thioesterase family protein — protein sequence MDNDVYGHVNNVVYYSFFDTAVNRWLIAQGVLDPGAGDTIGLVVETQCRYFRPLSFPDRVTAGLRVAHVGTSSVRYELALFRDDDVEAAAAGHFVHVYVDRVSRRPAPLPEDLRRALEALRI from the coding sequence ATGGACAACGACGTGTACGGGCACGTCAACAACGTCGTCTACTACAGCTTCTTCGACACGGCGGTGAACCGGTGGCTGATCGCGCAGGGCGTGCTCGACCCGGGCGCCGGCGACACGATCGGCCTCGTGGTGGAGACGCAGTGCCGCTACTTCCGCCCGCTGTCGTTCCCGGACCGCGTGACCGCGGGGCTGCGCGTGGCGCACGTCGGCACGTCGAGCGTGCGCTACGAGCTGGCGCTCTTTCGCGACGACGACGTGGAGGCCGCGGCGGCGGGGCACTTCGTGCACGTGTACGTGGACCGGGTGTCGCGCCGACCGGCGCCGCTGCCTGAGGATCTCCGTCGCGCGCTCGAGGCGCTGAGGATCTGA
- a CDS encoding sensor histidine kinase gives MPSTPTDSLAAERRLHLTRRELAVIVGVWALYAFLSIASRLFDERGNDMDRLRGPIMVALLEALGWALLTPPILLLADRLGVDARRGARLLAFAGVGIAVAATMGWASTELRHAFGPPPGSRGPRGGRGGPGGGRGGPPFWFAFLNALVLYLTVLAAGVARSLSRRYHARREEAARREARLEAQLAEARLDALRRQLDPHFLFNTLNAVSALVERDPRGVRRMIARLSDLLRFSFEGADRAVVPLREELALLSRYVEIMQVRFQGRLTVETTADDAALDVLVPTLVLQPLVENAIRHGVERIAGPGNVAIDARLEGESLVLRVTDNGPGVAPDAPTAGSGVGLRNTVARLEQLYGAAQRFTIAAAPQGGTVAEIRLPRRIAPSTPTPDIPARPVAVGASIDDR, from the coding sequence ATGCCGTCCACGCCGACCGACTCCCTCGCCGCCGAGCGGCGCCTCCACCTGACGCGCCGCGAGCTGGCGGTGATCGTCGGGGTGTGGGCGCTGTACGCGTTCCTCTCGATCGCCAGCCGGCTGTTCGACGAGCGGGGGAACGACATGGACCGGCTGCGCGGTCCGATCATGGTCGCGCTGCTGGAGGCGCTCGGCTGGGCGCTGCTGACGCCGCCCATCCTGCTGCTCGCGGACCGGCTGGGCGTGGACGCGCGGCGCGGCGCGCGGCTGCTGGCGTTCGCGGGCGTCGGGATCGCGGTCGCGGCGACGATGGGCTGGGCGAGCACCGAGCTGCGGCACGCGTTCGGCCCGCCGCCGGGATCGCGCGGTCCGCGCGGTGGTCGCGGCGGGCCGGGCGGGGGCCGCGGCGGGCCGCCCTTCTGGTTCGCGTTCCTCAATGCGCTCGTCCTCTACCTCACAGTGCTCGCGGCGGGCGTCGCGCGATCGCTCTCGCGGCGCTATCACGCGCGGCGCGAGGAGGCCGCGCGGCGCGAGGCGCGCCTGGAGGCGCAGCTGGCCGAAGCGCGGCTGGACGCGCTGCGCCGGCAGCTCGATCCGCACTTCCTCTTCAACACGCTCAACGCCGTCTCGGCGCTGGTGGAGCGCGACCCGCGCGGCGTGCGCCGCATGATCGCGCGGCTCAGCGACCTGCTGCGCTTCAGCTTCGAGGGCGCGGACCGCGCCGTGGTGCCGCTGCGCGAGGAGCTGGCGCTGCTCTCGCGCTACGTCGAGATCATGCAGGTGCGCTTCCAGGGACGGCTGACCGTCGAGACGACGGCCGACGACGCGGCGCTCGACGTCCTCGTGCCGACGCTCGTGCTGCAGCCGCTGGTGGAGAACGCGATCAGGCACGGCGTCGAGCGGATCGCTGGCCCTGGCAACGTCGCGATCGACGCGCGGCTGGAGGGCGAGTCGCTGGTGCTGCGCGTGACGGACAACGGCCCGGGCGTCGCGCCGGATGCGCCGACCGCCGGCAGCGGCGTCGGGCTGCGCAACACCGTCGCGCGGCTGGAGCAGCTGTACGGCGCCGCGCAGCGCTTCACCATCGCCGCCGCGCCGCAGGGCGGGACGGTGGCCGAGATCCGGCTGCCGCGGCGCATCGCGCCGAGCACACCCACACCCGACATCCCGGCCCGGCCCGTTGCCGTGGGAGCGAGCATCGATGACCGTTGA